A stretch of DNA from Rhizobacter sp.:
GGCGCGTGAGCGGCGTCTCCACATAGCCCGGTGCGATGGTCACGACCTTCACGTTCGCATCGCGCAGCTCGCCACGCAGGCTCTCGCAGTAGCTGATGGTCGCCGCCTTGCTCGAACAGTAGGCCGCGTGGCCGGGCAGGCCGCGGATGCCGGCCACGCTCGCGATGCCCACCAGCGTGCCCGAGCGGCGTGCGCGCATCGGCGTGACGAAGGGCTGGAAGGTCGCGGCCATGCCGATGTTGTTGGTCTCGTAGACGGTGCGCATCATCTCGAGGTCTTCGAGGATGGCGGTATCGATGCCGATGCTGATGCCGGCGTTGGCGATCACCACATCGGGCAGGCCCTGCGATTCGATGCAGGCGCGGCCGGCGCCGGTGATGCTGGCGATGTCGCGCACGTCGGCACCGTAGACGACCACGCGCGACGTGTCGAGCTTCTCGCGTTCGGCCCACTGGCGCAGCTCCGCTTCGCGCCGCGCGACCAGCGCCAGCCGGTAGCCCGCGCGGTAGTAGCGCAGGGCCAGGGCCTGGCCGATGCCGCTGGAGGCGCCGGTGATGTAGGCCAGGGGGGCGGTGCTCATCGTGCAGGCTCCTTGTTGGATTTGGGCAGGAAGCTCGCGCGCATGCGCCCGCTGAACTGGATCAGGCGGTCGAGGTGGCTGTATTCCATGCCCTCGGCCTGCACCTGTGTGTCGCCGCGCGTGACGGTCACGGGCAGGTGCGACTTCACGCGCTCGGTGTCGAGGAAGGCATGCAGGAACTCGCCGCGGAAATCGAGCGCCGGGGTCGTGGGCGTGGCTTCGCTGACCACCTGGGCACCGCCCAGCAGCTGCACCTCGGTGCCGGCGCCGTTGGCAATGCCGCGACGTGCGCTCGCGTAGGTGATGCGGCCGTCGGCGCCGATGGCGCGCAGCCGCACGTTGTCGATCTCGACAGTGTCGGTGTCGGGGTAGTGGCGCAGGGCGTCGCCGTCGATCTGCGCC
This window harbors:
- a CDS encoding SDR family oxidoreductase, yielding MSTAPLAYITGASSGIGQALALRYYRAGYRLALVARREAELRQWAEREKLDTSRVVVYGADVRDIASITGAGRACIESQGLPDVVIANAGISIGIDTAILEDLEMMRTVYETNNIGMAATFQPFVTPMRARRSGTLVGIASVAGIRGLPGHAAYCSSKAATISYCESLRGELRDANVKVVTIAPGYVETPLTRRNRYPMPFLMKAEAFADRAFRTIAGGVSYRVIPWQMAAVAKLLRLLPNAIFDLVLAGRPRKQRQGE
- the lptC gene encoding LPS export ABC transporter periplasmic protein LptC: MPADPKPAHGEQPWRWRVLEFFSAYLPLLLMALLALGTWWLVKNTPVVDRDRAAAPLRHEPDYEMRNFSVQRFGAQGPLKAQIDGDALRHYPDTDTVEIDNVRLRAIGADGRITYASARRGIANGAGTEVQLLGGAQVVSEATPTTPALDFRGEFLHAFLDTERVKSHLPVTVTRGDTQVQAEGMEYSHLDRLIQFSGRMRASFLPKSNKEPAR